A window of the Microscilla marina ATCC 23134 genome harbors these coding sequences:
- a CDS encoding ATP-binding protein, which produces MTQLFYTWALHLLLASACLAQTKTQLKTIDSLKARVVQANLPDTAKVDDLNELAWLHRNFDNKAALGYATQAKVLAQQVEYKSGLATAYNRLGVMHKNKGEYEPALKYYSEALDIESALQHNYGVARSYNQIGLAWLQQKEYKKALKYFQRSLQFLKKSKKAEKSNLAIRKVNMAICYKNIGNTPSAIQLYLQAIDIYKQNTKKRRLNRLAKCYLGLGGLYQKTNHFKTARTYTLKAVGIFEKRRNKRLLIKTYNQLGVLHYKVGDYERALRYYYQNLHLREKLGSTQNIQGVYNNMGLTYLQLASVDSAQYFIKKSLTLSLEKNDLQTLAQAYNNQGLALTKVKKYINATEYFTKALQFSEKVGDKANRQDALENLSNAYAKMEQYDNAFQYFDQYKNARDSLETNFRKAMDYKDNYEKEKHKRELLEKDQKIKSAELAHLKEYSFRQTLANYFLGVGLLLLLIIVFAIVKNYQERRKVHRKQQKIDKLLNDQEFIALSKMLEGQEKERERVAQDLHDRLGGMLSVVKMQFTALSQSVDWVQPEHEQRYDKAMNLLDETCNSVRKVSHDISAKALQKFGLIPALNDLKSNIEDTQALTIEVIDTGFEKQRLPAKYEVQVYRIVQELLGNVLKHADAQEVEIQLYWKHKEANLHISVEDDGRGFDVVEAQTKRGIGLAGLESRVKLLSGTHSIDSSLGKGTAVMLDIPVSFETNEIEETKQPKK; this is translated from the coding sequence ATGACACAGCTATTTTATACTTGGGCGCTCCACCTACTGCTTGCCTCTGCCTGCCTTGCCCAAACCAAAACCCAACTCAAAACGATTGACAGTCTTAAGGCACGGGTGGTTCAAGCTAACTTGCCTGATACGGCAAAAGTAGATGACTTGAACGAGCTTGCCTGGCTGCACCGCAACTTTGACAATAAAGCTGCTTTAGGCTATGCTACCCAAGCCAAAGTACTTGCCCAACAAGTTGAGTATAAATCAGGGCTTGCTACCGCTTATAATCGTTTGGGGGTGATGCACAAGAACAAGGGAGAGTATGAGCCAGCGCTAAAATATTACAGTGAGGCGCTTGACATTGAAAGTGCCTTACAGCATAATTATGGAGTTGCTCGCTCTTATAACCAAATAGGCTTGGCCTGGCTCCAACAAAAGGAATATAAAAAAGCATTAAAATACTTTCAGAGAAGCCTCCAGTTTTTGAAAAAAAGTAAAAAAGCTGAAAAATCAAATCTGGCGATTCGCAAGGTTAATATGGCAATTTGTTATAAAAATATCGGGAATACTCCTTCTGCTATTCAGCTCTATTTGCAAGCTATAGATATATACAAACAAAATACTAAAAAGAGAAGGCTTAATCGTTTGGCGAAGTGTTATTTAGGTTTGGGTGGTTTATACCAAAAAACAAATCATTTCAAAACAGCCAGAACATATACCTTGAAAGCAGTAGGTATTTTTGAAAAAAGGCGAAATAAGAGGCTTTTAATCAAAACTTATAATCAATTAGGGGTTTTGCACTACAAAGTAGGTGACTATGAAAGAGCCCTGAGGTATTATTACCAAAACTTGCACTTACGAGAAAAGTTAGGCTCTACCCAAAATATTCAAGGGGTATATAATAATATGGGTTTAACCTATTTACAGTTAGCCAGCGTAGACAGTGCCCAATATTTTATAAAAAAAAGCCTTACGCTTTCGCTTGAAAAAAATGATTTACAGACCCTTGCTCAAGCGTACAACAACCAAGGTTTGGCATTGACCAAGGTCAAAAAATACATAAATGCTACCGAGTATTTTACTAAAGCATTGCAGTTTTCGGAGAAGGTGGGAGATAAGGCAAACCGTCAGGATGCATTAGAAAACCTCAGCAACGCCTACGCCAAAATGGAACAGTACGACAACGCCTTCCAATACTTTGATCAATATAAAAATGCGCGCGATTCGTTAGAAACCAACTTTCGAAAGGCAATGGATTACAAAGACAATTACGAAAAGGAAAAACATAAACGCGAATTGCTGGAGAAAGACCAAAAAATAAAAAGTGCCGAACTTGCCCACCTCAAAGAATATTCGTTTAGGCAAACCTTGGCAAACTACTTTTTGGGGGTAGGTTTGCTCTTGTTGCTCATCATTGTGTTTGCCATTGTAAAAAACTATCAGGAACGCCGCAAGGTGCACCGAAAACAACAAAAAATAGATAAATTGCTCAACGACCAAGAGTTTATTGCCTTGAGCAAAATGCTGGAAGGACAAGAAAAAGAACGCGAACGGGTAGCCCAAGACTTGCACGATAGGTTAGGGGGGATGTTATCGGTGGTGAAAATGCAATTTACTGCCTTGAGCCAGTCGGTAGATTGGGTACAGCCCGAACACGAGCAAAGGTATGACAAGGCAATGAACCTACTCGACGAAACCTGTAACTCGGTGCGCAAGGTATCGCACGATATTTCGGCGAAAGCCTTACAAAAATTTGGCTTGATTCCCGCGCTCAACGACTTAAAATCAAACATAGAAGATACTCAAGCCTTGACCATAGAGGTGATAGATACAGGCTTTGAAAAGCAACGCCTGCCCGCCAAATACGAGGTGCAAGTATACCGCATTGTACAAGAGCTATTGGGCAATGTGCTCAAGCATGCCGATGCTCAAGAGGTAGAAATTCAACTCTATTGGAAACATAAAGAAGCCAACTTGCACATTAGCGTAGAAGACGATGGACGGGGCTTTGATGTGGTAGAAGCTCAAACTAAAAGGGGCATTGGGCTGGCGGGGCTTGAGTCTAGAGTAAAGTTGCTCTCAGGAACACACAGCATAGACTCTAGCCTGGGCAAGGGCACGGCAGTGATGCTGGACATTCCTGTATCATTTGAAACCAACGAAATAGAAGAAACCAAGCAACCAAAAAAGTAA
- a CDS encoding response regulator transcription factor, translated as MQDKEKIKVIIADDHHMVLEGLEALIKVTNDIEVIGLAYNGHHAFKLLELNQLDVDIAVLDVDMPVQDGLETTRKIRTEYPNIKVLILTMHNNESYIKEIIAAGASGYILKNRGASELVNAIRTIYAGEEYFSKAVTDTLIKSIQESKKAKPNPQVKLTKREKEVLALIGKGMTTKEISKQLFIADTTVETHRRNLIDKLEVKNSKELILYVAKNKESK; from the coding sequence ATGCAAGACAAAGAAAAAATTAAAGTAATTATTGCTGACGACCACCACATGGTATTGGAGGGGCTAGAGGCGTTGATTAAAGTAACCAATGACATAGAAGTAATAGGGCTTGCCTATAACGGGCACCACGCTTTTAAACTATTGGAACTGAATCAACTAGATGTAGACATTGCGGTGTTAGACGTAGACATGCCTGTACAGGATGGCTTAGAAACTACCCGGAAGATCAGGACTGAATATCCTAACATCAAGGTGTTGATTTTGACCATGCACAACAACGAGTCTTACATCAAAGAAATCATTGCGGCGGGTGCTTCGGGTTATATTCTTAAAAATAGAGGTGCTAGTGAACTAGTTAACGCTATTCGCACCATTTATGCGGGCGAAGAGTATTTTAGCAAAGCCGTGACCGATACCCTCATTAAGAGTATTCAAGAGAGTAAAAAAGCCAAGCCAAACCCTCAGGTAAAATTGACCAAAAGAGAAAAGGAAGTACTTGCCTTGATAGGCAAAGGAATGACTACGAAGGAAATAAGTAAGCAATTGTTTATTGCTGACACTACAGTAGAAACCCACCGCCGAAACCTGATAGATAAGCTAGAGGTGAAAAACAGCAAAGAGTTGATTTTGTATGTGGCAAAAAACAAAGAGAGCAAATAA
- a CDS encoding Ig-like domain-containing protein, with protein sequence MHKIKWTYRYLMLAILAVLPYLLTAQNVTDQRQHCNGIPVWSASQVYSAAGNVVTYQGKKYRNKWWTKNESPTKSMNANPWQYLGDCAAGALAIVEPTANTLVATGSTVGIKALVSGASVNVARVEFYVGNQKLGQDLSAPYTFVWQNASQGTHNLVVKAYGSDNTELGRDQISIKVADNTQGDCWGIPAWSATQVYAKPGNVVAYQGKKYRNKWWTRNERPAGTDGNPWELLGDCGGGSGNVPPTVGFTQPANNSQFRDGQSIDLRATAQDSDGQVTSVKFYANNTLLGEATSAPYAFAWNGALAGQYQLTAIAQDNDGATTTSAAITVSVVSGQPPAVSITSPNSGSQFAQNTAITIKANASDADGTVTKVAFYANGQKLGEATNAPYQFTWNNAPAGQHQLTAIATDNEGKTTTSATVWIQVGNSTPNPALPKHLVVGYWHNWNLWSAPYMPLQEVPVGYNVICVAFAIPVSHTDMTMTFAPAQVSKAAFIADIKATQQRGTKVLISIGGATAPIELKTEADRQKFITSMRTIITEYGFDGMDIDVEGSSVILDPGDTDFTQPTTPKVKNLISATRTLCNEFGDDFILSAAPEVQYLQGGFANYGGAFGGYLPVIHGLRDKLTYVHPQLYNTGTQFGPDNQIYAQSTADFAVAMSEMLLRGFPVGRNTNAMFPPLRQDQVAIGLPAKPEAAPAGGYLAPAKVHQALDYLMKGTSFGGRYTLQNASGYPDFRGVMTWSVNWDKTNAYEFVNNHAPYFNSKTKGGKKSTMLQLKSYPNPMKSATTLSVNTHYTSNTTILVFNRQGNVVKQLCQNKQLAKGQHSFYINLEGLPDGVYYCTAIQEGKTVQSVKIIKK encoded by the coding sequence ATGCATAAAATCAAATGGACCTATCGGTACTTGATGCTTGCGATACTTGCTGTATTGCCCTATTTATTAACTGCGCAAAATGTGACCGATCAACGGCAGCATTGCAATGGTATACCTGTATGGAGCGCGTCTCAGGTATATTCTGCAGCTGGCAATGTGGTGACTTATCAAGGTAAAAAGTACCGCAACAAATGGTGGACAAAAAACGAAAGCCCAACTAAATCAATGAACGCCAACCCCTGGCAGTATCTAGGCGACTGTGCAGCCGGGGCATTGGCGATTGTAGAGCCAACCGCCAATACCTTAGTGGCCACAGGTAGCACCGTGGGCATCAAAGCATTGGTTTCGGGGGCTTCGGTCAACGTAGCCAGGGTAGAATTCTATGTAGGAAACCAAAAACTGGGACAAGACCTCAGTGCTCCTTATACCTTTGTGTGGCAAAACGCCTCCCAAGGCACACATAACCTGGTGGTCAAGGCTTACGGATCAGATAATACCGAGCTGGGGCGAGATCAAATAAGTATAAAAGTAGCCGACAATACCCAAGGCGACTGTTGGGGAATACCTGCCTGGAGTGCTACTCAAGTATATGCAAAACCAGGCAATGTGGTGGCTTACCAAGGCAAAAAATACCGCAACAAATGGTGGACAAGAAACGAGCGTCCAGCGGGTACAGATGGCAATCCGTGGGAGTTGTTGGGCGATTGTGGGGGAGGTAGTGGCAATGTACCGCCTACTGTAGGCTTTACCCAACCTGCCAATAACAGCCAATTTCGCGATGGTCAATCTATCGATTTACGAGCCACTGCTCAAGACTCAGATGGTCAGGTAACCAGTGTAAAATTTTATGCCAACAACACCCTCTTGGGTGAAGCGACCAGCGCCCCTTACGCATTTGCCTGGAACGGAGCCTTGGCAGGCCAGTATCAATTGACTGCAATAGCCCAGGACAATGATGGGGCAACTACCACTTCGGCCGCCATTACGGTATCGGTAGTGAGTGGGCAACCCCCAGCCGTAAGCATTACCTCGCCTAACAGTGGCAGTCAGTTTGCCCAAAATACCGCCATTACGATTAAAGCCAATGCCTCTGACGCAGATGGTACAGTGACGAAAGTAGCGTTTTATGCCAACGGTCAAAAGTTGGGCGAAGCCACCAACGCTCCTTACCAGTTTACCTGGAACAATGCCCCGGCAGGACAACACCAGCTGACGGCAATAGCCACCGACAACGAAGGAAAAACAACGACCTCGGCCACAGTATGGATACAAGTGGGCAATAGCACGCCTAACCCGGCATTGCCCAAACATTTGGTGGTAGGTTACTGGCATAATTGGAACTTGTGGTCAGCGCCTTACATGCCCCTTCAGGAGGTACCCGTGGGCTATAATGTAATATGTGTGGCTTTTGCCATACCTGTATCACACACAGATATGACGATGACTTTTGCCCCGGCGCAAGTGTCTAAAGCAGCCTTTATTGCCGATATCAAGGCAACCCAGCAAAGAGGCACCAAAGTGCTTATCTCTATAGGAGGAGCCACTGCCCCTATAGAACTCAAAACTGAAGCCGATCGCCAAAAATTTATTACGTCTATGCGTACCATCATTACTGAATATGGTTTTGATGGAATGGACATAGATGTAGAAGGTTCTTCAGTGATTTTGGATCCAGGTGATACCGATTTCACCCAGCCTACCACGCCCAAGGTCAAAAACCTGATTTCGGCCACCCGCACTTTGTGCAATGAGTTTGGCGATGATTTTATTTTGAGTGCGGCTCCTGAGGTGCAATATTTACAAGGAGGTTTTGCCAACTATGGAGGAGCTTTTGGGGGCTACCTGCCTGTGATACACGGGCTAAGAGACAAGCTTACTTATGTTCACCCACAGTTGTATAACACAGGAACTCAGTTTGGACCTGACAATCAAATTTATGCCCAGTCTACGGCAGATTTTGCGGTGGCAATGAGCGAAATGTTGTTGAGAGGTTTTCCGGTAGGACGAAACACCAATGCGATGTTTCCCCCACTGCGTCAAGACCAAGTAGCTATAGGTTTGCCCGCAAAGCCTGAAGCGGCTCCTGCAGGTGGTTATTTGGCACCCGCCAAAGTACATCAAGCGCTCGATTACTTAATGAAAGGCACCTCTTTTGGTGGCAGGTACACGTTGCAAAATGCCAGTGGCTATCCTGATTTTAGGGGAGTAATGACCTGGTCGGTCAATTGGGACAAAACCAATGCTTATGAGTTTGTGAATAACCATGCGCCTTATTTTAACTCTAAAACCAAAGGGGGTAAAAAATCGACAATGCTTCAACTCAAGAGTTACCCTAACCCTATGAAGTCAGCCACTACCTTGAGCGTAAATACCCATTATACATCCAATACTACTATATTGGTTTTTAATCGTCAAGGCAATGTAGTCAAGCAGTTGTGTCAGAATAAGCAACTTGCCAAAGGGCAGCACAGTTTTTATATCAACCTGGAAGGGCTCCCCGATGGAGTATATTATTGTACTGCCATTCAGGAAGGTAAAACGGTACAATCGGTGAAAATTATTAAAAAATAG
- a CDS encoding SPOR domain-containing protein: MKRITTFGMFAMLMWLASCTPKGVPQTKKDVKENLSAKRLKYDYSIEKFDGKGLVINVPMEMNATDFKFYITEALNAILDNPISKKFGIHRERYEGYRIQIYRGRSKAMAAKARRRSYEIFPHLRPYMEYKSPTYRIKVGDFLEKYEYVKVFKRLKREFPSAMIVPSIVTVTVDYGD; encoded by the coding sequence ATGAAGAGAATTACTACTTTTGGAATGTTTGCCATGTTGATGTGGCTGGCGAGTTGTACACCTAAAGGTGTGCCACAAACGAAAAAAGATGTAAAAGAAAACCTTTCGGCGAAAAGGCTTAAGTACGACTATTCTATTGAAAAATTTGATGGTAAAGGATTGGTTATCAATGTGCCAATGGAAATGAATGCTACTGATTTTAAATTTTACATCACCGAAGCTTTAAATGCTATCCTGGACAATCCTATATCTAAAAAGTTTGGTATTCACCGCGAGCGGTACGAGGGTTACCGTATTCAGATATACCGTGGACGCAGCAAAGCAATGGCTGCTAAAGCACGTCGTCGTTCTTATGAAATATTCCCACACTTGCGCCCTTACATGGAGTACAAGTCTCCTACTTATCGTATTAAGGTGGGCGATTTTCTGGAAAAATATGAGTATGTAAAAGTCTTCAAAAGACTTAAGAGAGAGTTTCCGTCGGCAATGATTGTTCCTTCTATAGTAACGGTTACTGTAGATTATGGCGACTAA